Proteins from a single region of Nocardiopsis dassonvillei subsp. dassonvillei DSM 43111:
- a CDS encoding DinB family protein: protein MNDKNSPLAVPGLQRVDPPKAADERTMLTSWLDWHRATVHAKCAGLSPEHATATPLPTSPLMSVGAIVSHLRWVEHAWFEVILLGLPDEGYATPEDPDAEWRRGAEVPLARLLEEYEAQCARSREITARLELGSGSRRAHRGEGHTTLRWVLVHMVEETARHNGHLDVLRELADGTTGE, encoded by the coding sequence ATGAATGACAAGAACAGCCCTCTGGCCGTCCCCGGCCTCCAGCGTGTCGACCCGCCCAAGGCCGCCGACGAGCGCACCATGCTCACCAGTTGGCTGGACTGGCACCGCGCCACGGTCCACGCCAAGTGCGCCGGTCTGTCCCCCGAACACGCCACCGCCACCCCCCTGCCGACGTCCCCGCTGATGAGCGTGGGCGCGATCGTCTCCCATCTGCGCTGGGTGGAGCACGCCTGGTTCGAGGTGATCCTGCTGGGGCTGCCCGACGAGGGCTACGCCACCCCGGAGGATCCCGACGCCGAGTGGCGCCGGGGCGCGGAGGTCCCCCTGGCCCGACTCCTGGAGGAGTACGAGGCCCAGTGCGCCCGTTCCCGGGAGATCACCGCCCGGCTGGAACTGGGTTCGGGCTCGCGGCGCGCGCACCGCGGCGAGGGGCACACCACGCTGCGGTGGGTGCTGGTGCACATGGTCGAGGAGACCGCCCGCCACAACGGCCACCTGGACGTCCTGCGCGAACTCGCCGACGGAACCACGGGCGAGTAG
- a CDS encoding HNH endonuclease signature motif containing protein encodes MIAAPKVAPGECSPAVAALAGAREIIHQALNAEVPPGADETAAEEIAALWAQLDQIRYQALTQMARLYARGEVARYSGYSTLDKWLVHHGTMPTAQAKDLARLAQHVHEETLPATAQAVAEGRVVLGEAVAIAKATDKAVQTRDAQHFPDQGEYRHGFESALVAAKAERPALSVNQLQSVARQVAYRLDPHRLDRDHETAHAARGLTVHDTFQGSYQLQAWGGSGDALVVRAAIDTFTTPPGEGDTRSRSQREHDALIAALRFATTHTGCGNAPAPLAQIRIVVPVQTYLDAQGQEVPALDEHGRVIPVGLVHELAADSEVVRMLTAPPTGQVLDVGHSRRLASTRQRTAAFHGHATCAHPGGCEVPVALCQADHVTSFSRGGRTVVANLQPLCGPHNRAKYQRELRTHRQRERHHPPDRIPVPPPRE; translated from the coding sequence ATGATCGCAGCACCCAAAGTGGCCCCCGGGGAATGTTCCCCGGCCGTGGCCGCGCTGGCCGGTGCGCGCGAGATCATCCACCAAGCGTTGAACGCCGAAGTCCCGCCCGGGGCCGACGAGACCGCCGCGGAGGAGATCGCGGCGCTGTGGGCGCAGCTGGACCAGATCCGGTATCAGGCGTTGACGCAGATGGCGCGCCTGTACGCGCGCGGTGAGGTCGCCCGCTACAGCGGCTACTCCACGCTGGACAAGTGGTTGGTGCACCACGGCACGATGCCCACCGCTCAGGCCAAGGACCTGGCTCGTCTGGCCCAGCACGTGCACGAGGAGACACTGCCCGCCACTGCCCAAGCAGTAGCTGAGGGCAGGGTGGTGTTGGGTGAGGCGGTCGCGATCGCCAAAGCCACCGACAAAGCCGTCCAGACCCGCGACGCCCAGCATTTCCCCGATCAGGGGGAGTACCGGCACGGGTTTGAGTCCGCCCTGGTGGCCGCGAAGGCGGAGCGGCCCGCGTTGTCGGTCAACCAGCTCCAGTCGGTGGCCCGCCAGGTCGCCTACCGTTTGGACCCCCACCGCCTGGACCGCGACCACGAGACCGCCCATGCCGCCCGCGGACTGACGGTGCATGACACGTTCCAGGGCAGCTACCAACTCCAGGCCTGGGGCGGCAGTGGGGATGCGTTGGTCGTGCGCGCGGCCATCGACACCTTCACCACCCCACCCGGGGAAGGTGACACCCGGTCCCGGTCCCAGCGTGAGCACGACGCGCTCATCGCGGCGCTGCGTTTTGCCACCACCCACACCGGATGCGGCAACGCTCCGGCTCCGTTGGCGCAGATCCGCATCGTGGTGCCCGTGCAGACCTACCTGGACGCCCAAGGCCAGGAGGTTCCGGCGTTGGACGAGCACGGTCGAGTGATTCCGGTCGGGCTGGTGCACGAGTTGGCCGCCGATTCTGAGGTGGTGCGGATGCTCACCGCACCGCCCACCGGGCAGGTGTTGGATGTGGGCCACAGCCGCCGCCTGGCCTCAACCCGCCAACGCACCGCCGCCTTCCACGGACACGCCACCTGCGCGCACCCGGGCGGATGTGAGGTACCGGTGGCGTTGTGCCAGGCCGACCACGTCACCTCGTTCTCCCGAGGAGGGCGCACCGTGGTCGCCAATCTCCAACCGTTGTGCGGGCCGCACAACCGGGCCAAGTACCAACGCGAACTGCGCACACACCGACAGCGGGAACGGCATCATCCGCCCGACAGGATTCCGGTTCCACCGCCCCGGGAATGA
- a CDS encoding RrF2 family transcriptional regulator, translated as MRLTAFTDVSLRLVMRLAVADEGELLTTRAVAGMLSVPYTHMAKAVARLSDMGLVEARRGRNGGLLLTESGRRASVGSIVRELEGAGELAGCEDDPPCPLRAACRLRGALREAHEAFYTSLDGVTVESLVSPPARDALTLLRP; from the coding sequence ATGCGCCTGACCGCCTTCACCGACGTCTCCCTGCGCCTGGTCATGCGGCTCGCGGTCGCGGACGAGGGAGAACTCCTCACTACCAGGGCCGTCGCCGGGATGCTCTCCGTGCCCTACACGCACATGGCCAAGGCCGTGGCGCGGCTGTCCGACATGGGGCTGGTGGAGGCGCGGCGCGGCCGCAACGGCGGACTGCTCCTGACCGAGAGCGGGCGGCGGGCCTCGGTCGGGTCGATCGTGCGCGAGCTGGAGGGCGCGGGTGAGCTCGCGGGGTGCGAGGACGATCCGCCCTGCCCGTTGCGTGCCGCCTGCCGCCTGCGCGGCGCCCTGCGCGAGGCGCACGAGGCGTTCTACACCTCGCTCGACGGCGTCACCGTGGAGTCCCTGGTGTCCCCGCCCGCGCGTGACGCGCTCACCCTGCTGCGCCCGTAG
- a CDS encoding globin domain-containing protein, with protein MLSTESAATVRATVPAVAGALDTITARFYDTMLGERPELLDGLFNRGNQASGEQRRALAGSIAAFATLLLEHPDERPDVLLSRIAHKHVSLGVTEDQYVIVHKYLFDAIASTLGDAATPAVVRAWDEVYWLMAGALIALEARLYAERGHTGRGVWRPWRVTRRRQETPDTASLTLQPEDGDPLPAFLPGQYVSVRTRMPDGVRQARQYSLTGGDGESRRITVKRLRAVGTDPAGEVSTLLHDTVVPGDVLMVSTPAGDVTLSEGDHPLVLASAGIGCTPMVAMLNRLAEQGSDRRVVVLHADRSPGEHAHREETAALVGALPGASARTWYENGVDGGDGVEAVEGEGEGEGEGEGEGEGGGGGGDGAEGGGCVGDVESVGGAVRGLMDLDGVDLPEGAEVYLCGPLPFMRNVRGQLLAAGVPARRIRYEVFGPDLWLGED; from the coding sequence ATGCTCTCCACCGAGTCAGCCGCCACCGTCCGGGCCACGGTCCCCGCCGTGGCCGGAGCCCTGGACACCATCACCGCCCGCTTCTACGACACGATGCTCGGCGAGCGCCCCGAACTCCTCGACGGCCTGTTCAACCGGGGCAACCAGGCCTCGGGCGAACAGCGCAGGGCCCTGGCCGGGTCGATCGCCGCCTTCGCCACCCTCCTCCTGGAGCACCCGGACGAGCGCCCCGACGTCCTCCTCTCCCGCATCGCCCACAAGCACGTCTCCCTCGGGGTCACCGAGGACCAGTACGTCATCGTGCACAAGTACCTCTTCGACGCCATCGCCTCCACTCTCGGGGACGCGGCCACCCCCGCCGTCGTCAGGGCCTGGGACGAGGTCTACTGGCTCATGGCCGGAGCCCTCATCGCCCTGGAGGCCCGCCTGTACGCCGAGCGCGGGCACACCGGGCGCGGGGTCTGGCGCCCCTGGCGGGTCACGCGGCGCCGGCAGGAGACCCCCGACACCGCCTCCCTCACCCTCCAACCCGAGGACGGCGACCCGCTCCCCGCCTTCCTGCCCGGCCAGTACGTCAGCGTTCGCACGCGCATGCCCGACGGGGTTCGCCAGGCCCGCCAGTACTCCCTGACCGGCGGGGACGGCGAGTCCCGCCGTATCACCGTCAAGCGCCTGCGCGCGGTCGGGACCGACCCGGCGGGGGAGGTCTCCACCCTGCTGCACGACACCGTCGTCCCGGGCGACGTCCTCATGGTCTCCACCCCCGCGGGTGACGTGACCCTGTCCGAGGGCGACCACCCCCTCGTGCTGGCCTCGGCCGGAATCGGCTGCACACCGATGGTGGCCATGCTGAACCGGCTCGCCGAACAGGGCAGCGACCGCAGGGTTGTGGTCCTGCACGCCGACCGCAGCCCGGGGGAGCACGCCCACCGTGAGGAGACCGCCGCCCTGGTCGGGGCGCTGCCCGGTGCGAGCGCCCGGACCTGGTACGAGAACGGTGTGGACGGGGGAGACGGCGTGGAGGCTGTCGAAGGCGAAGGCGAAGGCGAAGGCGAAGGCGAAGGCGAAGGCGAAGGCGGAGGCGGAGGCGGCGACGGCGCTGAGGGCGGTGGGTGCGTCGGGGACGTCGAGAGCGTCGGGGGTGCTGTCCGGGGGCTGATGGACCTGGACGGGGTGGACCTGCCCGAGGGCGCTGAGGTCTACCTGTGCGGGCCGCTGCCGTTCATGCGAAATGTGCGTGGCCAGCTGCTTGCCGCCGGGGTGCCCGCCCGCCGTATCCGCTACGAGGTGTTCGGCCCGGATCTGTGGCTGGGCGAGGACTGA
- a CDS encoding PadR family transcriptional regulator, with protein sequence MSAMAIPGPWSWEARGPRRPRLPWSRQPEEERHGHPGHPGHRGPRGGGRFAFGPPGPPPPPEPPMGPGRPPWGGGPFGPDHPFGGFGPGGFGPGGGFGPGGGPGGRRRGGHRAKRGDVRTGILMLLAEEPRSGYEIIREGRERSGGMWRPSPGSVYPMLQQLEDEGLVVQEEGEGRRRPYRLTEEGIAHLEEHGAGLTPPWEAVADAYADSRSRYEEVAALAHQLTAAAAQVAQAGSADQLERAKRLLAETRRNLYLILAEEEAADGASAAEEDDED encoded by the coding sequence ATGAGCGCCATGGCGATTCCCGGCCCCTGGTCCTGGGAGGCGCGCGGACCGCGCCGTCCGCGCCTTCCCTGGAGCCGCCAGCCGGAGGAGGAACGGCACGGACACCCCGGGCACCCGGGCCACCGCGGTCCGCGAGGCGGCGGACGGTTCGCATTCGGCCCGCCCGGCCCGCCTCCGCCCCCCGAGCCTCCGATGGGGCCGGGACGGCCGCCCTGGGGAGGAGGGCCCTTCGGCCCCGACCACCCCTTCGGCGGGTTCGGCCCCGGCGGATTCGGGCCGGGCGGGGGGTTCGGCCCGGGAGGCGGCCCCGGCGGCCGACGCCGGGGCGGGCACCGCGCCAAGCGGGGCGACGTGCGTACCGGCATCCTGATGCTGCTCGCGGAGGAGCCGCGCAGCGGCTACGAGATCATCCGCGAGGGCCGCGAGCGCAGCGGCGGCATGTGGCGGCCCAGCCCGGGCTCGGTCTACCCCATGCTCCAGCAGTTGGAGGACGAGGGCCTGGTCGTCCAGGAGGAGGGCGAGGGGCGCCGCCGCCCCTACCGGCTCACCGAGGAGGGCATCGCCCACCTGGAGGAGCACGGCGCCGGGCTCACCCCGCCCTGGGAGGCGGTCGCCGACGCCTACGCCGACAGCCGGTCCCGGTACGAGGAGGTCGCGGCCCTGGCCCACCAGCTCACCGCGGCCGCGGCGCAGGTCGCCCAGGCGGGCAGCGCCGACCAGCTGGAGCGGGCCAAACGGCTCCTGGCCGAGACCCGGCGCAACCTCTACCTCATCCTCGCCGAGGAGGAGGCGGCCGACGGCGCCTCCGCCGCGGAGGAGGACGACGAGGACTGA
- the dnaE gene encoding DNA polymerase III subunit alpha, giving the protein MADSFAHLHVHTEYSMLDGAAKLKPLFKEAARLGMPAVAMTDHGNMFGAYEFYQQSKGTGVTPIIGIEAYVAPESRFHKKRVFWGRSSGSDDASAEGGKDISGGGRYLHMTMLAQNEKGLRNLFRMSSLASMEGYYMKPRMDLELMSEYSEGIIVSTGCPSGGVQTRLRLGQEKEAVAYAAGLQDIFGKENVFLELMDHGVPIEKEVRDGLLRVGRELDIPPLVTNDSHYVYESQASAHDALLAVGVGKNLDDPTRFRFNGSGYYLKSAEEMRGILNFEEWEQGCRNTLLVAERIDPGAYDAVFAHRDLMPVFPVPEGETQASWLAKEVERLLPTRYPDGINGEIRQRVDFELGIINEMGFPAYFLVVADICQYARKNGIALGPGRGSAAGSMIAYVLGITDLDPLEHGLLFERFLNPERVTMPDVDLDFDERRRGEMIEYVTRLYGAERVAQILTFGTIKAKAAVKDSTRILGMPYSVGDQITKAFPAAVGGKEIPLEAVTNTEHERYGETTELRNLIDNDAQVAKVMETARGIEGLTRGTGVHAAGVILSKEPLLDVIPLHKRDTDGAIITGFPYPQCEDMGLLKMDFLGLRNLTIMDDAVKSIKEAEGIDIDLGKLPLDDRKTYQLLSRGDTLGVFQLDGGAMRNLLKRMEPKKFGDIAAVLSLYRPGPMAANAHNDYADRSNGRQEVTPIHPELKDALEPILGETFHLLVYQEQIMAIAQQLAGYTLGGADLMRRAMGKKKKEALEEEEAKFFPGAEARGFSKEATQALWDVMLPFAGYAFNKSHAAGYALVSYWTAYLKANHPAAYMAALLTSVSDDKDKMAVYLAECRTQGIKVLPPDVNESGLRFTPVGKDIRFGMGAVRNVGANVVNSIIRTRTEKGKFSSFTDFLSKIELAACNKRVIESLIKAGGFDSLGQPRRELYRHHETAVDGMISSKKQEAHGQFDLFGGGDDGDSTPIGLNINWGDEEWDRKTKLAFEREMLGLYVSSHPLAGAERVLARSRDTSIAQIVAGEMARERGEVRISGLISKVDKRTNKAGNQWAIATVEDLDASMEVLFFPKTYPLYVQALLEDTAVTVKGRLNDRDGTWSMFASEMSILDISHVTEGEPPVLLTVAEERLTPELVGDLRQVLATHKGDTPVRIRVDNPVRSRVYAVDRYSVRISPEFNGEVKSLLGAFAVDY; this is encoded by the coding sequence ATGGCCGACTCCTTCGCCCATCTGCACGTCCACACCGAGTACTCGATGCTCGACGGGGCCGCCAAACTCAAGCCCCTGTTCAAGGAGGCGGCGCGGCTGGGCATGCCCGCGGTCGCGATGACCGACCACGGCAACATGTTCGGGGCCTACGAGTTCTACCAGCAGTCCAAGGGCACCGGCGTCACCCCGATCATCGGCATCGAGGCCTACGTCGCACCCGAGTCGCGCTTCCACAAGAAGCGGGTCTTCTGGGGGCGGTCCAGCGGCTCCGACGACGCCTCGGCGGAGGGCGGCAAGGACATCTCCGGCGGCGGCCGCTACCTGCACATGACGATGCTGGCGCAGAACGAGAAGGGCCTGCGCAACCTGTTCCGGATGTCCTCGCTGGCGTCCATGGAGGGCTACTACATGAAGCCCCGCATGGACCTGGAGCTCATGTCGGAGTACAGCGAGGGCATCATCGTCTCCACCGGCTGCCCCTCGGGCGGTGTGCAGACGCGGCTGCGGCTGGGCCAGGAGAAGGAGGCCGTCGCCTACGCGGCCGGGCTCCAGGACATCTTCGGCAAGGAGAACGTCTTCCTGGAGCTGATGGACCACGGCGTGCCCATCGAGAAGGAGGTCCGCGACGGCCTGCTCAGGGTCGGCCGCGAGCTGGACATCCCGCCGCTGGTGACCAACGACTCCCACTACGTGTACGAGTCCCAGGCCTCGGCGCACGACGCGCTGCTGGCGGTGGGCGTGGGCAAGAACCTGGACGACCCCACCCGGTTCCGGTTCAACGGGTCGGGCTACTACCTCAAGTCCGCCGAGGAGATGCGCGGCATCCTCAACTTCGAGGAGTGGGAGCAGGGGTGCAGGAACACCCTGCTGGTGGCCGAGCGCATCGACCCGGGCGCCTACGACGCGGTGTTCGCCCACCGCGACCTGATGCCGGTCTTCCCCGTGCCCGAGGGGGAGACCCAGGCCTCCTGGCTGGCCAAGGAGGTCGAGCGGCTCCTGCCCACCCGCTACCCGGACGGGATCAACGGCGAGATCCGCCAGCGGGTCGACTTCGAGCTCGGCATCATCAACGAGATGGGTTTCCCCGCCTACTTCCTCGTGGTCGCCGACATCTGCCAGTACGCGCGCAAGAACGGCATCGCGCTGGGCCCGGGGCGAGGCTCGGCGGCGGGGTCGATGATCGCCTACGTCCTGGGCATCACCGACCTGGACCCGCTGGAGCACGGGCTGCTGTTCGAGCGGTTCCTCAACCCCGAGCGCGTCACCATGCCCGATGTCGACCTGGACTTCGACGAGCGTCGGCGCGGGGAGATGATCGAGTACGTCACCCGCCTGTACGGCGCCGAGCGCGTCGCGCAGATCCTGACCTTCGGCACCATCAAGGCCAAGGCCGCGGTCAAGGACTCCACGCGCATCCTGGGCATGCCCTACTCGGTGGGCGACCAGATCACCAAGGCCTTCCCCGCCGCGGTCGGCGGCAAGGAGATCCCGCTGGAGGCGGTGACCAACACCGAGCACGAGCGCTACGGCGAGACCACCGAGCTGCGCAACCTCATCGACAACGACGCGCAGGTCGCCAAGGTGATGGAGACCGCGCGCGGTATCGAGGGCCTGACCCGCGGTACGGGTGTGCACGCCGCGGGCGTCATCCTGTCCAAGGAACCCCTGCTCGACGTCATCCCGCTGCACAAGCGCGACACCGACGGCGCCATCATCACGGGCTTTCCCTACCCTCAGTGCGAGGACATGGGCCTGCTCAAGATGGACTTCCTGGGCCTGCGCAACCTCACGATCATGGACGACGCGGTCAAGTCCATCAAGGAGGCCGAGGGGATCGACATCGACCTCGGCAAGCTCCCCCTGGACGACAGGAAGACCTACCAGCTCCTCTCGCGCGGCGACACCCTGGGCGTGTTCCAGCTGGACGGCGGCGCGATGCGCAACCTGCTCAAGCGCATGGAGCCCAAGAAGTTCGGCGACATCGCGGCCGTGCTGTCGCTGTACCGGCCCGGTCCGATGGCCGCGAACGCGCACAACGACTACGCCGACCGCTCGAACGGCCGCCAGGAGGTCACTCCGATCCACCCGGAGCTCAAGGACGCTCTGGAGCCGATCCTGGGGGAGACCTTCCACCTGCTCGTCTACCAGGAGCAGATCATGGCCATCGCGCAGCAGCTGGCCGGGTACACCCTGGGCGGCGCCGACCTGATGCGCCGCGCGATGGGCAAGAAGAAGAAGGAGGCCCTGGAGGAGGAGGAGGCCAAGTTCTTCCCCGGGGCCGAGGCGCGCGGCTTCTCCAAGGAGGCCACGCAGGCGCTGTGGGACGTCATGCTGCCCTTCGCCGGGTACGCGTTCAACAAGTCGCACGCCGCCGGGTACGCCCTGGTCTCCTACTGGACCGCCTACCTCAAGGCCAACCACCCCGCCGCCTACATGGCCGCGCTGCTGACCTCGGTCAGCGACGACAAGGACAAGATGGCGGTCTACCTGGCCGAGTGCCGGACCCAGGGCATCAAGGTGCTGCCCCCCGACGTCAACGAGTCGGGTCTGCGCTTCACCCCGGTGGGCAAGGACATCCGCTTCGGCATGGGCGCGGTGCGCAACGTCGGCGCCAACGTCGTCAACTCGATCATCAGGACCCGCACGGAGAAGGGCAAGTTCAGCTCCTTCACCGACTTCCTGTCCAAGATCGAGCTGGCGGCCTGCAACAAGCGCGTCATCGAGTCGCTGATCAAGGCGGGCGGCTTCGACTCGCTCGGCCAGCCCCGCCGTGAGCTGTACCGCCACCACGAGACGGCGGTGGACGGCATGATCAGCTCCAAGAAGCAGGAGGCGCACGGCCAGTTCGACCTGTTCGGCGGCGGTGACGACGGCGACTCCACCCCCATCGGCCTCAACATCAACTGGGGCGACGAGGAGTGGGACCGCAAGACCAAGCTGGCCTTCGAACGGGAGATGCTGGGCCTGTACGTCTCCAGCCACCCGCTGGCCGGTGCCGAGCGGGTGCTGGCCCGCTCACGCGACACCTCCATCGCCCAGATCGTGGCGGGCGAGATGGCCCGCGAACGCGGTGAGGTGCGCATCTCCGGCCTGATCTCCAAGGTGGACAAGCGCACCAACAAGGCGGGCAACCAGTGGGCGATCGCCACGGTCGAGGACCTGGACGCCTCGATGGAGGTGCTGTTCTTCCCCAAGACCTATCCGCTGTACGTGCAGGCCCTGCTGGAGGACACCGCGGTCACCGTCAAGGGCAGGCTCAACGACCGGGACGGCACGTGGTCGATGTTCGCCTCGGAGATGTCGATCCTGGACATCTCGCACGTCACCGAGGGGGAGCCCCCGGTGCTGCTGACGGTCGCGGAGGAGCGCCTCACCCCCGAGCTGGTCGGCGACCTGCGCCAGGTGCTGGCCACGCACAAGGGGGACACCCCCGTGCGGATCCGGGTGGACAACCCGGTCCGGTCGCGGGTCTACGCCGTGGACCGCTACTCGGTGCGGATCTCCCCGGAGTTCAACGGTGAGGTCAAGAGCCTGCTGGGGGCCTTCGCGGTCGACTACTGA
- a CDS encoding AMP-dependent synthetase/ligase, producing the protein MGNTSSPFSSVPGMFLSRVAESPDSEAFSYPLPGASGAPEKWETLTWSQTRDRVRDIALGLHDLGVTPQARCAIVSSTRVEWILADMAVLCAGGASTTVYPSSTPPDCAFIVSDSGSMVAFAENDEQVAKLVDQRARMPGLSRVIAFEGAAGGDDDWVMSLEELAARGAELHAQDPDLFEALVAAVAPDHLATLIYTSGTTGRPKGVRLDHANWLYESQAMADLDTELRAQGWDLMGPDDVQYLWLPLSHVFGKLMQVSQLRIGFRTAVDGRPDRIVDNLAVVRPTFMAAAPRIFEKVYNRVVMQAREGGAARYRIFRWAAGVGDRVARLREEGREPTGLLAAQHRAADRLVFARLRARFGERLKFFISGSAPLSPEIGRFFYGAGIVILEGYGLTETSAGTFVNRPGDVRFGTVGLPMPGTEVRIAEDGEILIRGGGVMRGYHNLSGATEEVLTAEGWFATGDIGALENGRLRITDRKKELIKTSGGKYVAPQSIESRFKALCPYVSNLVVHGDRRPYCVALVALDPEAIDAWAAEHGLGHLDYTGLTREPRVREMVQEAVDELNRGLPRHETVKRFAILPSDLTVEEGEMTPSLKMRRRAVEDKYRDLLDGMYEETVHRF; encoded by the coding sequence CACGACCTGGGCGTGACCCCCCAGGCCCGGTGCGCGATCGTCTCCAGCACACGCGTGGAGTGGATCCTCGCCGACATGGCCGTGCTGTGCGCGGGCGGAGCCTCCACCACCGTCTACCCCTCCTCCACCCCGCCCGACTGCGCCTTCATCGTCTCCGACTCGGGCAGCATGGTGGCCTTCGCCGAGAACGACGAGCAGGTCGCCAAGCTGGTCGACCAGCGCGCGCGGATGCCGGGGCTGTCGCGGGTGATCGCCTTCGAGGGCGCGGCCGGGGGCGACGACGACTGGGTGATGTCCCTGGAGGAGCTGGCCGCCCGGGGCGCCGAACTCCACGCCCAGGACCCCGACCTGTTCGAGGCGCTGGTCGCGGCGGTCGCACCCGACCACCTGGCCACGCTGATCTACACCTCCGGCACCACGGGCAGACCCAAGGGCGTGCGGCTGGACCACGCGAACTGGCTCTACGAGTCCCAGGCCATGGCGGACCTGGACACCGAGCTGCGCGCGCAGGGCTGGGACCTGATGGGCCCCGACGACGTCCAGTACCTGTGGCTGCCGCTGTCGCACGTGTTCGGAAAGCTCATGCAGGTCAGCCAGCTGCGGATCGGCTTCCGGACCGCCGTGGACGGCCGCCCCGACCGGATCGTGGACAACCTGGCCGTCGTGCGGCCCACCTTCATGGCCGCCGCCCCGCGCATCTTCGAGAAGGTGTACAACCGCGTGGTCATGCAGGCCCGGGAGGGCGGCGCGGCCAGGTACCGGATCTTCCGGTGGGCCGCGGGGGTGGGCGACCGGGTCGCCCGGCTCAGGGAGGAGGGCCGCGAACCCACGGGCCTGCTCGCCGCGCAGCACCGGGCCGCCGACAGGCTCGTGTTCGCCAGGCTGCGGGCGCGCTTCGGGGAGCGGCTGAAGTTCTTCATCTCCGGCAGCGCGCCGCTGTCCCCCGAGATCGGCCGGTTCTTCTACGGCGCCGGGATCGTCATCCTGGAGGGTTACGGGCTCACCGAGACCAGCGCCGGGACGTTCGTCAACCGGCCCGGCGACGTGCGGTTCGGCACGGTCGGACTGCCCATGCCCGGTACCGAGGTGCGCATCGCCGAGGACGGCGAGATCCTCATCCGGGGCGGCGGCGTGATGCGCGGCTACCACAACCTCTCCGGCGCCACGGAGGAGGTGCTCACCGCGGAGGGCTGGTTCGCCACCGGGGACATCGGCGCCCTGGAGAACGGCCGCCTGCGCATCACCGACCGCAAGAAGGAGCTGATCAAGACCTCCGGCGGCAAGTACGTGGCGCCCCAGAGCATCGAGAGCCGCTTCAAGGCGCTGTGCCCCTACGTCAGCAACCTGGTCGTGCACGGCGACCGGCGCCCCTACTGCGTGGCGCTGGTGGCCCTGGACCCCGAGGCGATCGACGCGTGGGCGGCGGAGCACGGACTGGGCCACCTCGACTACACGGGCCTGACGCGGGAGCCCAGGGTCCGGGAGATGGTGCAGGAGGCCGTCGACGAGCTCAACCGTGGTCTGCCCCGGCACGAGACCGTGAAGAGGTTCGCGATCCTGCCGAGCGACCTGACGGTCGAGGAGGGCGAGATGACGCCCAGCCTGAAGATGCGGCGGCGGGCGGTCGAGGACAAGTACCGCGACCTGCTCGACGGCATGTACGAGGAGACCGTCCACCGGTTCTGA